Proteins co-encoded in one Aspergillus fumigatus Af293 chromosome 6, whole genome shotgun sequence genomic window:
- a CDS encoding Rad21/Rec8 N terminal domain protein: MFYSHEILTSPEHGIATIWLVATLGSRSITRRLNKKAILDVDVPKACEVIMDPAAPMALRLQGNLLYGVARVYDQQCRYTLTDVQAMHDRLRSMLGAIPGTALDPTAGKARFEQLILPYDPSFLPENNLPGLRMDFFELNLPKNDRESQQSSFQFPMTPDLSLTAASRTSSLQLDFGSQDLILRDIHGFSSESEMTNSVQRSVQRGRIAVTALNDEEGILLQPDFDFDEDGNLIELGGLNAAAEVGKRSSGWLDTDIPVTDEVKEGELDDISWDYQVQFTQDGLLFLLTISPQPMLADEDMQAITEHGQPNPIFNRDTSMPQAPEERYPEDVENVSGTREAPMRRTRRIPKAVPTDAQNALRNTELAQYNSEYVQNMAAALKKKLKNRVPAQAKKNAEFWVFGLGIGSVGVGLGTSLVQHPLHFFSGETLYASLTSVKRSKKRKGSPSTTEDSDADSETRRIRRREESEEQLGRGGLFQDNNNFQDDLEFGRHVSSVLRDDSSQMPWNITASVRSSRLGLSATSIFRGFGSISDFSARGIHDSAASVPPLAATGRVRSRLTSASPLAGRGFHYDLEGLAIPGTQEDDVNFLEEIDLVGYLQSEFDVRTKAEPKDETDRKRAAFRDRLLKSSMDQESLNFLDFLNLQLEEPAGDPAAQDTVHETGAGFLRLDVSDGKEVAFSTLLPRETTSRTVATHGLMHILTLATKGFLSVYQEPYEDESTEEYGVRYEFGEIYLRLSDM; the protein is encoded by the exons ATGTTCTACAGTCACGAAA TACTCACATCTCCCGAGCACGGAATTGCTACGATATG GCTGGTCGCAACTCTGGGATCGAGATCCATCACAAGAAGATTGAACAAGAAGGCGATACTGGACGTGGATGTCCCAAAAGCTTGCGAGGTCATCATGGATCCTGCAGCACCTATGGCGTTGAGACTCCAGGGGAACCTACT ATACGGAGTCGCCAGAGTCTACGATCAACAGTGTCGCTACACACTCACGGATGTTCAGGCAATGCATGACAGACTAAGATCAATGTTGGGAGCTATTCCCGGCACAGCGTTGGATCCGACGGCTGGCAAAGCTAG ATTCGAACAGCTCATCTTGCCGTATGACCCGTCATTCCTTCCTGAGAACAATCTACCAGGCTTGAGAATGGATTTTTTCGAGTTGAATTTGCCGAAGAACGATCGAGAAAGCCAGCAATCCAGCTTCCAGTTCCCAATGACACCTGACCTGAGTCTGACCGCTGCATCTCGTACCTCCAGTTTGCAGCTAGACTTTGGGTCACAAGATCTAATTCTGAGAGATATACATGGGTTCAGTTCTGAGAGCGAAATGACGAACTCTGTTCAAAGAAGTGTTCAACGTGGGCGGATTGCAGTTACAGCTCTcaatgatgaagagggcatccttctgcagcctgactttgactttgatgaagatggaaatcTCATTGAGCTTGGGGGGCTAAACGCTGCTGCCGAGGTTGGAAAGCGCAGCTCTGGCTGGCTTGACACTGATATTCCTGTCACTGATGAGGTGAAAGAGGGTGAATTGGATGACATCTCCTGGGACTATCAGGTACAGTTTACACAGGACGGGCTGTTGTTCTTACTGACAATATCTCCCCAGCCAATGCTAGCCGATGAGGACATGCAAGCGATTACTGAACACGGACAGCCTAACCCTATTTTCAACAGAGACACATCTATGCCTCAAGCTCCTGAAGAGAGATACCCGGAAGACGTAGAGAACGTCTCAGGGACCCGGGAGGCACCGATGCGTCGAACTCGAAGAATCCCGAAAGCCGTTCCAACAGATGCTCAAAATGCGCTGCGAAACACTGAACTAGCTCAATACAATAGTGAATACGTGCAAAATATGGCCGCTGCTCTAAAGAAGAAGCTGAAAAATAGAGTGCCTGCTCAGGCTAAGAAAAATGCAGAGTTTTGGGTATTCGGCCTTGGAATTGGCTCAGTCGGCGTTGGGTTGGGGACTTCTCTTGTCCAGCACCCTTTGCACTTCTTCTCGGGAGAGACATTGTACGCATCGCTGACAAGCGTCAAAAGATCAAAGAAACGCAAGGGCTCTCCATCGACAACTGAAGATAGTGATGCTGATTCCGAGACTCGACGCATTCGGCGCAGGGAAGAGTCCGAGGAGCAACTCGGCCGAGGTGGACTGTTTCAAGACAATAACAACTTTCAGGAC GACTTAGAGTTTGGTCGTCATGTCTCGTCGGTCCTTCGAGATGACTCCTCCCAAATGCCCTGGAATATCACAGCGTCCGTCCGAAGCTCCCGGCTTGGGCTATCTGCAACCAGCATTTTCCGTGGATTTGGCAGCATCAGTGATTTTTCTGCTCGGGGTATTCACGATTCCGCAGCATCCGTGCCTCCACTTGCAGCAACAGGCAGAGTTCGTAGTCGCCTAACAAGTGCAAGTCCTCTAGCTGGACGTGGCTTTCACTACGACTTGGAGGGCCTTGCAATCCCGGGTACCCAAGAAGATGACGTGAATTTCCTCGAAGAAATTGATCTAGTTGGCTATCTTCAGAGCGAGTTTGACGTTAGAACCAAGGCTGAACCCAAGGACGAGACTGACAGGAAGCGAGCAGCTTTCCGTGACCGGCTGTTGAAATCTAGCATGGATCAGGAAAGCCTAAACTTTCTTGATTTTCTCAACTTGCAGCTTGAGGAGCCCGCTGGAGACCCGGCAGCCCAGGATACTGTTCATGAGACTGGTGCAGGCTTTCTTCGTCTTGATGTTTCCGATGGTAAAGAGGTAGCATTTTCGACGCTCCTGCCTCGCGAAACTACCTCTCGTACAGTCGCCACGCATGGTCTGATGCACATACTTACCCTGGCAACAAAGGGCTTTCTTTCTGTTTATCAGGAGCCGTACGAGGATGAGAGTACCGAGGAGTACGGTGTTCGTTACGAATTCGGAGAGATATACTTGCGCTTATCCGACATGTAG